A single window of Microscilla marina ATCC 23134 DNA harbors:
- a CDS encoding TerD family protein — translation MGISLNKKTGINLKKGSSISLEKQGKLLEEVCIGLNWGAIQKKALFGLVKTAHSVDLDGSVSMFDKDKNELDTVYYSKLQSKDGAINHSGDDVRGDAGGDDGIDNEIIEINLGKVTPEVEQIVFYLNSYNGQDFANIPYSKIRIFEGSRHKVDDVFATFNLSADASFAGNVSMILGKLIRTRNNWKFEAIGDAIPTKKIQDTIPYIKENYL, via the coding sequence ATGGGAATCTCACTCAACAAAAAAACGGGTATTAACCTAAAAAAAGGCTCTTCTATATCACTGGAAAAGCAAGGAAAGTTATTAGAAGAAGTATGCATTGGGCTTAACTGGGGGGCTATTCAAAAAAAAGCCTTGTTTGGCTTGGTAAAGACTGCTCATAGTGTAGACCTTGACGGAAGTGTATCTATGTTTGACAAAGATAAAAATGAGTTGGATACAGTATACTATAGCAAGCTTCAATCTAAAGATGGAGCCATTAACCACAGCGGTGACGATGTTCGTGGGGATGCAGGTGGTGACGATGGCATAGACAATGAAATTATTGAAATTAACCTTGGCAAGGTAACCCCCGAAGTTGAGCAAATTGTGTTTTACCTCAACTCATACAATGGGCAAGACTTTGCAAATATACCTTATTCTAAGATTCGTATTTTTGAGGGTAGCCGCCACAAGGTAGATGATGTTTTTGCTACTTTTAACCTATCAGCTGACGCTTCTTTTGCAGGCAATGTGTCTATGATTTTGGGCAAATTGATCCGCACCCGAAACAACTGGAAGTTTGAGGCCATTGGTGATGCTATACCTACTAAAAAAATACAAGATACAATCCCTTATATTAAAGAAAACTACCTTTAA
- a CDS encoding TerD family protein, which yields MAISLKKGGTFNLSKKEPGLEKIMIGLGWEVKPGNSVDLDASVFMLGSNGKLISEEYFVFYNNLKSPDGSLQHTGDNRSGKGDDDDEMILANMPLINADVTEILITVSIHEADARRHNFGLLDEAYIRIVDVSTQREILRYDLDAEFTNNTDVEFGKLHRASGEWSFIASGIGSNQGLQGYVDAYA from the coding sequence ATGGCTATATCGCTAAAAAAAGGAGGAACATTTAACCTCTCTAAAAAAGAACCCGGACTAGAAAAAATAATGATTGGTTTGGGCTGGGAAGTAAAACCAGGCAACTCGGTAGACCTTGATGCGTCAGTGTTTATGCTGGGAAGTAATGGTAAGCTTATATCTGAAGAATATTTTGTGTTTTACAATAACCTCAAGTCACCAGATGGGTCATTGCAACACACTGGCGATAACCGTTCAGGTAAAGGCGATGATGATGATGAGATGATTCTTGCCAATATGCCTCTCATTAACGCTGATGTAACCGAGATATTAATTACGGTCAGTATTCACGAAGCCGATGCACGCCGTCATAACTTTGGCCTGTTAGATGAGGCATACATTCGAATAGTGGATGTAAGTACTCAAAGGGAAATTTTGCGTTACGACCTTGATGCTGAGTTTACAAACAATACTGATGTAGAGTTTGGTAAACTTCATCGCGCAAGCGGTGAATGGAGTTTTATAGCCTCAGGCATAGGCTCTAACCAAGGTCTGCAGGGGTATGTAGATGCTTATGCATAA
- a CDS encoding PspA/IM30 family protein, which produces MWSKFNKTLSKFIKNTDDTSQTTSPTQLIEITIQELEDAITKTQTSLHQTSENQENIRQKYQEYQNKSSQLYKEAITATKNQEETLAQELIRKKNLADKQAGQYEVLYTNVSNTVYQFESQIAKMRMKIEELRSKEVVLKAKLENAQTQKELGVYLTELNQNTDLEAFEDEINEIELEAKLVNDLQSLDDEAFEQLDNQTSLSNLKNSVAAEEQKLQEQRDAHRFKKINQIFEQNSGKEQQLGQNQQKSYQAKKQALLQALMQQTPPSDSKTVDISSFFDGTNVETPPTKGQDNTSKSQQILEGFSQHSHTVPTDSNKADNKKGLFDNFFGDDDSGQTTEKKQAKEDDSKSANQKKIDDFFKD; this is translated from the coding sequence ATGTGGTCTAAGTTTAACAAAACCCTTTCTAAGTTTATAAAAAATACTGACGATACAAGTCAGACAACCTCCCCTACTCAACTGATTGAAATTACAATTCAAGAGTTAGAGGATGCCATTACAAAAACCCAGACTTCTCTTCATCAAACGTCTGAAAATCAAGAAAATATCAGACAAAAATACCAGGAATACCAAAATAAATCATCTCAACTTTACAAGGAAGCAATCACTGCTACCAAAAACCAAGAAGAAACACTTGCGCAAGAACTGATTCGCAAAAAAAACCTGGCTGACAAACAAGCTGGTCAATATGAAGTGTTGTACACCAATGTGTCTAATACAGTATACCAGTTTGAGTCTCAGATAGCGAAGATGCGTATGAAAATAGAAGAGCTCCGCTCTAAAGAAGTAGTACTGAAAGCTAAACTTGAAAATGCCCAAACTCAAAAAGAGTTGGGGGTTTATTTGACAGAGCTTAATCAAAATACAGACTTAGAAGCTTTTGAAGACGAAATTAATGAAATAGAATTAGAAGCTAAACTTGTAAATGATTTGCAAAGTTTAGACGATGAAGCGTTTGAGCAATTAGACAATCAAACCAGTTTAAGTAACCTTAAAAACAGTGTTGCTGCTGAAGAACAAAAACTACAAGAGCAACGTGATGCTCATCGCTTCAAAAAAATTAATCAGATTTTTGAACAAAACTCTGGCAAAGAACAACAGTTGGGACAAAACCAACAAAAAAGCTATCAAGCAAAAAAACAAGCGCTTCTACAGGCTTTGATGCAGCAAACACCTCCATCAGACAGTAAAACAGTAGATATTAGTTCATTTTTTGATGGTACTAATGTAGAAACTCCCCCTACCAAGGGGCAAGATAATACTAGTAAAAGCCAACAAATTCTCGAAGGTTTTTCCCAACATTCTCATACTGTACCCACAGACTCGAACAAGGCTGACAACAAAAAAGGGCTGTTTGACAACTTTTTTGGAGACGATGACTCAGGTCAGACAACAGAAAAGAAGCAAGCAAAAGAAGATGATTCAAAGTCTGCCAACCAAAAAAAAATAGACGACTTTTTCAAAGATTAA
- a CDS encoding SpoIIE family protein phosphatase → MNYDNKHQQVIIRALWLWCFLLLTIHQVQGQTNAQDKTKDSLKVLKLNTEFETAIKQKKYTQAISLGKTALQISEKQLFVKGKIKCLTLFGQLYTTTNKTSEALTYFLRAESFAQSFNAEIQLINIYDNLGQFYQKLNLFKKALQYLTQAYDLRKKNNYLTGLDQNLENIAFCHSVLEQYTSTQVFYEKLVGLYRKQKKQEAVINTIEKLALITSVSKQYNKAIKHYLTLLNYYKKKKDISKISNIYNDLGFLYQRKDDAQTAINYFGLSSEITRQKSNPIPDDQRITLLINTGVAYTNLESFNRAKKNFQQAAQLAQNDPLKQAEIHNYAGSNYYLSGNNFQALNEVEQAIAIARPKKAWNILLTSYKLLSLIHKEERNNKKAQEFNIRYLALKRQLKDDAAKRKKDASYNLALMDQQEKRIKNVLAQERQYAELQDKQEQQKRDLALKDNLVQLQQNQLALITKERELDAANYQRAQLDKVRQEQALQISEGKLREAKLAAEKSNAALALEREKAAKKLREERNRRQVAELERQKQSQKKELELQKARQKYAIGIIILIAAILGLVSWGLIVTRKNKRKLQKQKTKIEDQNGEIISQNEELYQQQEEIMAQRDAIEQKNTLLSNQNLHIQQSIQAALTIQDAIAPNPEKTGNLLGTHFIIYRPKDIVSGDFYWLEKVENRTFVAAVDCTGHGVPGAFMSMIGNNLLNQILQLQKIHEPDQILTALNKEVETVLRQKEKGYRNGMDMILASWEQGKAPLEVVFCGAKRPLYHYKKATDEMQRIKGNRYSIGYQNPGFEQEVITVEPGDSIYLCSDGFVDQNNEARKKFGYKRFEALLHDCQQHPMEKQQEIIEQALDQHMGSAEQRDDILLIGVKF, encoded by the coding sequence ATGAATTATGACAACAAGCATCAACAAGTAATCATACGAGCGCTTTGGCTTTGGTGCTTTTTATTACTTACAATACACCAGGTACAAGGTCAAACGAATGCTCAAGATAAAACAAAGGATTCTTTAAAGGTATTAAAGCTTAATACCGAGTTTGAAACTGCTATCAAACAAAAAAAATATACCCAAGCAATTAGCTTAGGCAAAACGGCTTTACAAATATCTGAAAAACAGCTATTTGTAAAAGGAAAGATCAAATGTCTGACCTTGTTTGGACAACTGTATACTACTACCAACAAAACCTCGGAGGCGCTTACTTATTTTTTGCGGGCAGAAAGCTTTGCCCAAAGTTTTAATGCAGAAATACAACTCATCAATATATATGATAATTTAGGACAGTTTTATCAAAAGCTTAACCTTTTTAAGAAAGCACTACAGTATTTAACTCAAGCGTATGATTTACGCAAAAAAAACAATTACCTGACGGGGTTAGATCAAAACCTGGAAAATATAGCATTTTGCCACTCAGTACTAGAGCAATACACCAGCACTCAGGTATTTTATGAAAAACTGGTAGGCTTATATCGCAAACAAAAAAAGCAGGAGGCTGTCATTAATACCATAGAAAAACTAGCCTTGATCACCTCTGTTAGTAAGCAATATAATAAAGCCATCAAGCATTATTTAACATTGCTTAACTATTACAAAAAAAAGAAAGATATAAGCAAAATATCTAATATATATAATGACCTTGGTTTTTTGTATCAACGTAAAGATGATGCACAAACCGCCATTAACTACTTTGGTTTATCATCAGAAATTACCCGACAAAAGTCTAATCCAATCCCTGATGACCAACGAATTACGCTCCTAATTAATACCGGGGTTGCCTATACCAACCTGGAGTCTTTTAACAGGGCAAAGAAGAATTTTCAGCAAGCCGCTCAATTAGCCCAAAATGACCCGCTAAAGCAAGCAGAGATTCACAATTATGCGGGCTCTAACTATTACCTCAGTGGTAACAATTTTCAGGCATTAAATGAGGTAGAGCAAGCCATTGCTATAGCGCGCCCCAAAAAAGCCTGGAATATACTGTTGACAAGCTATAAATTATTGTCGCTCATACACAAAGAAGAAAGAAACAACAAAAAAGCTCAGGAGTTCAATATTCGTTATTTGGCGCTTAAACGACAGTTAAAAGATGATGCTGCCAAAAGAAAAAAAGATGCTTCTTACAACTTGGCTTTGATGGATCAGCAGGAAAAACGAATAAAAAATGTATTGGCGCAGGAACGCCAATATGCAGAGCTTCAGGACAAACAAGAGCAACAAAAACGAGATTTGGCGCTAAAAGATAACCTTGTACAATTACAACAAAATCAACTCGCGTTGATTACAAAAGAAAGAGAACTGGATGCAGCTAATTATCAAAGGGCTCAGCTAGACAAAGTACGCCAAGAACAAGCTTTACAAATAAGTGAAGGAAAGCTTCGTGAAGCTAAGCTGGCAGCAGAGAAATCAAACGCAGCGCTTGCACTAGAACGCGAAAAAGCGGCAAAAAAGCTCAGGGAAGAAAGAAACCGAAGACAGGTAGCCGAGTTGGAACGTCAAAAGCAAAGCCAAAAGAAGGAGCTTGAATTACAAAAAGCAAGGCAAAAATATGCCATTGGTATTATCATACTCATTGCAGCCATACTTGGTTTGGTATCCTGGGGTTTAATAGTAACCAGAAAAAACAAGCGGAAGCTACAAAAACAAAAAACTAAAATAGAAGACCAAAATGGTGAAATTATCTCGCAAAATGAGGAGTTATACCAACAGCAAGAAGAAATTATGGCGCAGCGAGATGCCATTGAACAAAAAAACACTTTGCTTAGTAATCAAAACCTGCATATTCAACAAAGTATACAAGCAGCTTTGACCATTCAAGATGCTATAGCTCCTAACCCCGAAAAAACGGGGAACCTGCTAGGTACTCATTTTATTATTTACCGCCCAAAAGACATTGTATCTGGTGACTTTTACTGGCTTGAAAAAGTAGAAAACCGAACATTTGTGGCTGCGGTAGATTGTACTGGACACGGTGTACCAGGAGCTTTTATGTCTATGATAGGCAATAACTTATTAAATCAAATACTACAGTTACAAAAAATTCATGAACCAGATCAAATACTCACAGCCTTGAATAAGGAAGTAGAAACTGTTTTACGTCAAAAAGAAAAGGGTTATCGAAACGGAATGGATATGATACTGGCAAGTTGGGAACAAGGCAAGGCACCTTTAGAAGTAGTGTTTTGTGGAGCCAAACGTCCACTTTATCACTATAAAAAAGCCACCGATGAAATGCAACGTATCAAAGGTAACCGTTACTCTATTGGGTATCAAAACCCTGGTTTTGAACAAGAAGTAATAACAGTAGAGCCAGGAGATAGTATATATTTATGTAGTGATGGTTTTGTAGACCAAAATAATGAAGCCCGAAAGAAGTTTGGTTACAAACGGTTTGAAGCACTACTGCATGACTGTCAGCAGCACCCTATGGAAAAACAACAGGAAATAATAGAGCAAGCTCTAGACCAACACATGGGGAGCGCAGAACAACGAGATGATATTTTATTAATAGGGGTAAAGTTTTAG
- a CDS encoding TonB-dependent receptor: MLNLKVKGLKKEQIYSATKTLEAFMTSPVSATVISRKMIQQTGATNIAEALRLAPGLWVNQKTNGNYEVYMRGNQTPSGGLLQDMKNGQLMVMINHVPQFDYLFGGVIWEALPVSVNEVDRIEVIRTPSTVFFGTTAVTGVIHIFTQTVQDNDLKVDINTQAGVSLQSIQEGNRDVSSFNNLSLSFGASDKLRFRLSTNYHSVKRSQDSYYLLNEDRYIQSDSLLFYKHDVIETNLNTKLAQERIGTNAYVFYNPSEKVFVTTQLSYQSSQAQTIHSDDTLALAQRRSNMYGINLNAYVHNFHFNGSFQQGKRDYAIGYDGNHYQINQFLASLNYRLRYKGVLIQPEAGLLRGKSSSIETPDSIRTLTNYYAFFKTDLNPVRNLRIVASVRGDIYEQQKTPYLSYQLSSSYKLGTHFLRGSFTYNEGLPLVRKERQNAHHSLLSGATPNKNRVAEFGWNARILSKIRASAEVFYTQGEYNYTTFDTVAVSSEEPVPNIFSITQAGASAQVSVWLNKFQVGGFVTMQRSGRNLEQLMNNEINGAPQIFGGFQLNYNGLLNRLTANANVYFYGKHDITTQYQTLTIPAKTLLNIKVDYKVWNENSIFFNARNVLNTSTIEHAYADSIAGMYLIGLKISI; the protein is encoded by the coding sequence ATGCTGAACTTAAAAGTAAAAGGTTTAAAAAAGGAACAGATTTATTCGGCTACTAAAACTCTGGAGGCATTTATGACTTCACCTGTATCGGCTACTGTTATAAGCCGTAAGATGATTCAACAAACAGGTGCAACAAACATTGCTGAAGCACTTAGACTTGCCCCTGGCTTGTGGGTAAATCAAAAAACCAACGGCAACTATGAAGTATACATGCGAGGTAATCAAACCCCTTCTGGTGGATTATTACAAGATATGAAAAACGGTCAATTGATGGTAATGATTAACCATGTGCCTCAATTTGATTATTTGTTTGGAGGAGTGATATGGGAAGCTTTACCTGTAAGTGTGAACGAAGTAGATAGAATTGAAGTAATACGTACACCTTCTACTGTATTTTTTGGTACTACTGCGGTTACAGGAGTCATACACATTTTCACACAAACCGTACAAGACAATGACTTGAAAGTTGATATAAATACCCAAGCAGGTGTATCACTCCAAAGTATACAAGAAGGCAACAGAGATGTTTCTTCATTTAATAACCTATCTTTAAGCTTTGGTGCATCAGATAAGCTTCGATTTCGTTTATCAACTAATTATCACTCAGTCAAGCGATCTCAAGACTCTTATTATTTACTCAACGAAGATAGGTATATACAAAGTGACTCGCTATTGTTTTACAAACATGATGTAATAGAAACAAACCTAAACACCAAACTTGCTCAAGAACGTATAGGAACCAATGCTTATGTATTTTACAATCCCTCAGAAAAAGTTTTTGTAACCACTCAGTTGTCTTACCAAAGTTCTCAGGCACAAACAATTCACTCTGATGACACATTGGCTCTTGCTCAGAGAAGATCAAATATGTATGGCATAAACCTCAATGCTTACGTACATAATTTTCATTTCAATGGCTCTTTTCAACAAGGAAAACGTGATTATGCTATAGGCTATGATGGTAATCACTATCAAATCAATCAATTTCTTGCATCGCTTAACTATCGTCTAAGGTACAAGGGTGTATTGATTCAACCTGAAGCTGGTCTTCTCCGAGGTAAAAGCTCCTCGATAGAAACCCCCGATTCCATAAGAACATTGACAAATTATTATGCATTTTTTAAGACAGATTTAAATCCTGTACGTAACTTACGTATTGTCGCATCGGTAAGAGGGGATATATATGAACAACAAAAAACACCTTATTTATCTTATCAACTCAGTTCATCTTATAAGTTAGGTACTCACTTCTTACGTGGAAGCTTTACCTACAATGAAGGGCTCCCTCTGGTACGTAAAGAACGACAAAATGCACATCATTCGTTACTGTCAGGGGCTACCCCTAATAAAAACAGAGTAGCAGAGTTTGGTTGGAACGCACGAATATTATCAAAAATTCGTGCGTCTGCTGAGGTATTTTATACTCAAGGTGAATACAACTATACTACTTTTGATACTGTAGCAGTGTCTAGTGAAGAGCCTGTACCTAATATATTTTCTATCACTCAGGCTGGAGCATCAGCCCAAGTGAGTGTTTGGCTTAACAAGTTTCAAGTAGGCGGTTTTGTTACAATGCAACGCTCAGGCAGAAACCTGGAACAACTTATGAACAATGAGATAAATGGTGCACCACAGATATTTGGTGGTTTTCAGTTAAACTATAATGGCTTGCTTAACCGATTGACAGCCAATGCCAATGTATACTTTTATGGAAAGCATGATATTACTACTCAATACCAAACATTGACTATACCAGCCAAAACACTTTTAAATATTAAGGTAGATTACAAAGTTTGGAACGAAAATAGTATTTTCTTTAATGCTAGAAACGTTCTGAATACATCAACCATAGAACACGCTTATGCTGATAGTATTGCCGGAATGTATTTGATAGGATTAAAAATCAGTATCTAA
- a CDS encoding fibronectin type III domain-containing protein, with translation MTFCLTYILCSCALFEKEFILPLPVAEEADQVNAVGFTARWKSVTGATGYEIDIALDENFGEILSDYKGKKVESNALIITNLEANTTYYYRVRAQISNQTSQSSNIIKVTTAELNTPIVYEASEVTATGFRVHWKKMPVVGTYLLDISTNSQFANFLPGFKDREVSNDTTFLVSNITVNTTYFYRIRIKQSESYSAYSNVQSVLTSTLPQPVTVAATNIQLTSFIAHWKAMPEAVSYRIDIAKDALFQQILSGYNNTEVTTNSLVVANLDANTAYYYRVRAVNEESTSNHSNITIANTLNLDAPLATEATLIESGSFKAHWNPVNNAASYLLDVALDPAFSQILPAYNSVAIIGTELVVQSVDASTSYYYRVRAQGLNATSENSNAIKVTTDLLPAPVATAASGQKIFEFTANWQSQDGINLYLLDIATDAGFVNIVTGYNGKEVAGTSYKVQGLDFKATYFYRLRSKRLTKVSDYSNTIQVDACISNTCKVSRIQFFSNGTPITEEQTFTYNAQSQLISINYPKLPNAKNTVTYNGDGSIQKVVYTYNSSVIHTHIYTYSGGSLISIKQYDGASTFKEMWTFSYNAQNQRTSWSIYSDETQVNLTSRFDYTYDAKGNVVEVKDQNGTSIRQYQYDDKLSPYATIHPDLCFFVSTNRDNWTTGSVHRDENEYRGFLPINNIKKEVISGTTTEVFIFNYNSKGLATSKEAFYSAIYTMTGCSF, from the coding sequence ATGACCTTTTGTCTCACTTATATATTATGTAGTTGTGCGTTGTTTGAAAAAGAATTCATTCTGCCCCTTCCAGTAGCAGAAGAAGCCGATCAAGTTAACGCAGTAGGGTTCACTGCCCGCTGGAAAAGTGTAACAGGAGCCACTGGGTATGAAATAGATATAGCTCTTGATGAAAACTTTGGCGAAATACTTAGTGATTATAAAGGTAAAAAAGTAGAGTCTAACGCTTTAATTATAACTAACCTGGAAGCCAATACTACTTACTATTATAGGGTGAGAGCTCAGATCTCTAACCAAACCTCCCAAAGCTCCAATATTATCAAAGTTACCACTGCTGAGCTTAATACTCCCATTGTATATGAAGCTAGTGAAGTGACTGCTACTGGATTTAGGGTTCACTGGAAAAAAATGCCTGTTGTTGGCACCTACTTACTTGATATTTCTACTAACAGTCAATTTGCCAACTTTTTGCCAGGTTTCAAAGACAGAGAAGTAAGCAATGATACTACATTTCTGGTAAGTAATATAACTGTAAACACCACTTATTTTTATCGTATCAGAATAAAACAATCTGAATCTTACTCTGCTTATTCTAATGTGCAATCAGTACTTACGAGTACTTTGCCCCAACCTGTGACAGTGGCAGCGACCAACATACAATTAACAAGCTTTATAGCTCACTGGAAAGCAATGCCTGAAGCTGTTTCTTATAGAATAGATATAGCAAAAGATGCATTGTTTCAACAAATACTCAGTGGATATAATAATACCGAGGTTACAACCAATAGTTTGGTTGTTGCCAACTTAGACGCCAATACCGCTTATTACTACAGAGTAAGGGCAGTAAATGAAGAGTCAACCTCTAATCACTCAAATATCACAATAGCTAACACGCTCAACTTAGACGCTCCTCTAGCTACTGAAGCTACCTTGATAGAAAGTGGCAGCTTTAAAGCACACTGGAACCCTGTAAATAACGCCGCCTCTTACTTGTTAGACGTGGCACTTGACCCTGCTTTTTCGCAAATATTACCTGCATACAACAGTGTAGCCATCATTGGTACCGAATTAGTAGTACAATCTGTAGATGCCAGCACCAGTTATTACTACCGGGTAAGGGCTCAAGGCCTAAATGCCACTTCAGAGAACTCTAATGCCATAAAGGTTACTACTGATTTGTTGCCAGCACCTGTAGCTACTGCTGCTTCTGGTCAAAAAATATTTGAGTTTACCGCCAACTGGCAATCTCAAGATGGAATTAACTTGTATTTATTGGATATAGCAACCGATGCTGGCTTTGTAAATATAGTAACCGGATATAATGGCAAGGAAGTAGCAGGGACATCGTATAAGGTTCAAGGACTGGACTTTAAAGCAACTTATTTTTATCGCTTGAGGTCTAAACGCCTTACAAAAGTATCAGATTACTCTAATACTATTCAGGTAGACGCTTGTATCAGTAACACTTGTAAAGTTTCAAGGATTCAGTTTTTTTCAAATGGTACTCCTATTACAGAAGAACAAACATTTACTTATAATGCTCAAAGTCAACTAATCAGCATTAACTACCCTAAGCTACCAAATGCAAAAAACACCGTTACTTATAATGGTGATGGCAGTATTCAAAAGGTGGTGTATACATATAATAGTTCGGTCATTCACACACATATCTATACATATAGTGGTGGAAGTTTGATTTCAATAAAACAATATGATGGTGCAAGTACGTTTAAGGAAATGTGGACATTCTCTTATAATGCTCAAAACCAACGTACATCTTGGAGCATATACTCTGATGAGACTCAAGTGAACTTAACATCAAGGTTTGACTATACTTATGATGCTAAAGGAAATGTAGTAGAGGTAAAAGACCAAAATGGCACTTCTATCAGACAATACCAGTACGATGATAAGCTTAGTCCTTATGCTACTATTCACCCTGACCTTTGTTTTTTTGTATCAACCAACCGCGATAACTGGACAACAGGTAGTGTTCATCGTGATGAAAACGAGTACAGAGGCTTCTTACCAATAAATAATATAAAAAAGGAAGTAATAAGTGGCACAACTACTGAAGTGTTTATATTCAACTATAACAGTAAAGGCTTAGCTACTTCAAAAGAGGCATTTTATTCGGCTATATACACTATGACAGGCTGTAGTTTTTAA
- the gap gene encoding type I glyceraldehyde-3-phosphate dehydrogenase: MAKIKVAINGFGRIGRIAFRALLQKDNVEVVAINDLTDTKTLAHLLKYDSIHGRFPGEVSADDNSLTVNGQKLLVFAEKEPAKLPWGKHKVDVVLESTGRFVEKTAAQGHITAGAKKVVISAPAKGGVPTVVLGVNDETLSNEEPIVSNASCTTNCLAPMAKALDDAFGIETGFITTVHAYTADQRIQDAPHKDLRRARAAATSIIPTTTGAAKAVGLVLPHLAGKLDGIAMRVPLNDGSLTDFTFKAKKSVTKEEVNAALKAAAEGPMKGILEYTEDPIVSIDIVGNPHSCIFDAQLTSVSDNLVKVVGWYDNEAGYSNRVADLIERLGKMAETAVNA; the protein is encoded by the coding sequence ATGGCAAAAATCAAAGTTGCGATCAATGGTTTTGGTCGAATCGGACGAATTGCTTTTCGTGCATTATTGCAAAAAGACAACGTAGAAGTAGTTGCTATCAACGACTTAACAGACACAAAAACTCTTGCTCACCTACTAAAATATGATTCTATCCACGGAAGATTTCCTGGGGAAGTTTCTGCCGATGACAACAGCCTGACTGTAAATGGTCAAAAATTGTTGGTTTTTGCAGAGAAGGAGCCAGCAAAATTGCCTTGGGGAAAACACAAAGTTGATGTAGTGCTTGAATCTACAGGTCGTTTTGTTGAGAAAACTGCTGCTCAAGGACACATCACGGCTGGTGCCAAAAAAGTAGTGATCTCTGCACCTGCCAAAGGTGGTGTACCTACCGTAGTGTTAGGGGTAAACGACGAAACTTTGTCGAATGAAGAGCCTATTGTTTCTAATGCTTCTTGTACCACCAACTGCCTTGCTCCTATGGCAAAAGCGTTGGATGATGCTTTTGGTATTGAAACAGGTTTTATTACTACAGTTCACGCTTATACTGCCGACCAACGTATTCAGGATGCACCTCACAAAGATTTACGCCGTGCTCGTGCTGCTGCTACCTCTATCATTCCTACCACTACTGGCGCTGCCAAAGCTGTGGGGTTGGTATTGCCCCACCTTGCTGGCAAACTAGATGGTATTGCCATGCGTGTTCCATTGAATGATGGTTCTTTGACTGACTTTACGTTTAAGGCAAAAAAATCAGTGACTAAAGAAGAAGTAAATGCTGCGTTGAAAGCTGCTGCTGAAGGTCCAATGAAAGGCATTTTAGAGTACACTGAAGATCCTATCGTTTCTATTGATATTGTAGGTAACCCTCACTCTTGTATTTTTGATGCTCAACTTACTTCTGTAAGCGACAACCTAGTGAAAGTAGTAGGTTGGTATGACAACGAGGCTGGTTATTCTAACCGTGTAGCTGACTTGATCGAACGTTTAGGCAAAATGGCAGAAACTGCTGTAAATGCTTAA
- a CDS encoding SDR family oxidoreductase, which produces MNQKTLQDKVVIITGGSSGIGKACAETFGKAGAKVVITGRNNEKLVKVSDMLNIEQIDNLPIVADSSVESDCKMVVKETIDKYGKIDVLINNAGISMRAMFAELDLSVIERVMQINFFGTVYITKFALPYLTQTQGSIVGVSSIAGFRGLPGRTGYSASKFAMQGFLESLRTELLKKNVNVLVAAPGFTSSNIRNAALVKDGSSQGETPRDEGKMMSSEEVSKRILNAVVKRKRSLVLTRQGKLTVLLNKLFPGWMDQMVYNTMAKEKDSPLK; this is translated from the coding sequence ATGAATCAAAAAACATTGCAAGATAAAGTAGTAATTATCACAGGAGGGTCTTCGGGTATTGGCAAGGCTTGCGCCGAAACATTTGGCAAAGCAGGAGCAAAAGTGGTGATCACGGGGCGAAATAATGAAAAGTTAGTGAAAGTATCAGATATGCTCAATATAGAGCAAATAGACAATTTACCAATTGTGGCAGACTCCAGCGTTGAAAGCGACTGCAAAATGGTGGTGAAAGAAACCATCGATAAATATGGTAAAATAGATGTGCTGATCAATAATGCCGGAATATCTATGCGGGCAATGTTTGCTGAATTGGACTTATCAGTCATAGAGAGAGTTATGCAAATCAATTTTTTTGGTACAGTATACATCACCAAATTCGCCCTTCCGTACCTCACCCAAACCCAAGGTTCTATAGTGGGAGTATCTTCTATAGCTGGCTTCCGAGGCTTGCCAGGACGTACAGGTTATTCTGCCTCTAAGTTTGCTATGCAGGGTTTTCTTGAGTCTTTACGCACTGAATTGCTCAAAAAGAATGTCAATGTATTGGTAGCTGCCCCTGGTTTTACATCTTCTAATATTCGTAATGCTGCCTTGGTAAAAGATGGTAGTTCACAAGGTGAAACTCCCCGTGATGAAGGAAAAATGATGAGCTCCGAAGAAGTATCCAAGCGTATACTTAACGCGGTGGTAAAGCGTAAAAGAAGCTTGGTACTTACCCGTCAAGGTAAACTTACAGTGCTGCTCAACAAACTATTCCCTGGGTGGATGGATCAGATGGTATACAATACAATGGCCAAGGAAAAAGACTCTCCACTTAAGTAG